One genomic region from Streptomyces sp. Li-HN-5-11 encodes:
- the cobO gene encoding cob(I)yrinic acid a,c-diamide adenosyltransferase → MPQGQPSVIPDDGLTTRQRRNRPLVVVHTGVGKGKSTAAFGLALRAWNQGWPIGVFQFVKSAKWKVGEENALKVLGASGQGGSVAWHKMGEGWSWVQRDEQLDNEEKAREGWEQVKRDLAAETYKLYVLDEFAYPMHWGWVDTDEVVDVLRNRPGTQHVVITGRNAPEKLVGFADLVTDMSKVKHPMDVGQKGQRGIEW, encoded by the coding sequence ATGCCTCAGGGGCAGCCGAGTGTGATCCCGGACGACGGTCTGACGACCCGTCAGCGGCGCAACCGTCCGCTGGTCGTGGTGCACACGGGCGTCGGCAAGGGCAAGTCCACCGCCGCGTTCGGGCTCGCGCTGCGGGCCTGGAACCAGGGGTGGCCCATCGGGGTGTTCCAGTTCGTCAAGTCGGCGAAGTGGAAGGTCGGCGAGGAGAACGCGCTCAAGGTGCTCGGCGCCTCGGGGCAGGGCGGGAGCGTCGCCTGGCACAAGATGGGCGAGGGCTGGTCGTGGGTCCAGCGGGACGAGCAGCTCGACAACGAGGAGAAGGCCCGGGAGGGATGGGAGCAGGTCAAGCGTGACCTCGCCGCCGAGACGTACAAGCTGTACGTCCTCGATGAGTTCGCCTACCCGATGCACTGGGGATGGGTCGACACGGACGAGGTCGTCGACGTGCTGCGCAACCGGCCCGGGACCCAGCATGTCGTGATCACCGGACGGAACGCCCCGGAGAAGCTCGTCGGCTTCGCCGACCTCGTCACCGACATGTCCAAGGTCAAGCACCCGATGGACGTGGGCCAGAAGGGCCAGAGGGGCATCGAGTGGTGA